Below is a window of Solanum stenotomum isolate F172 chromosome 7, ASM1918654v1, whole genome shotgun sequence DNA.
NNNNNNNNNNNNNNNNNNNNNNNNNNNNNNNNNNNNNNNNNNNNNNNNNNNNNNNNNNNNNNNNNNNNNNNNNNNNNNNNNNNNNNNNNNNNNNNNNNNNNNNNNNNNNNNNNNNNNNNNNNNNNNNNNNNNNNNNNNNNNNNNNNNNNNNNNNNNNNNNNNNNNNNNNNNNNNNNNNNNNNNNNNNNNNNNNNNNNNNNNNNNNNNNNNNNNNNNNNNNNNNNNNNNNNNNNNNNNNNNNNNNNNNNNNNNNNNNNNNNNNNNNNNNNNNNNNNNNNNNNNNNNNNNNNNNNNNNNNNNNNNNNNNNNNNNNNNNNNNNNNNNNNNNNNNNNNNNNNNNNNNNNNNNNNNNNNNNNNNNNNNNNNNNNNTTAAGTACAAAAAATTATTcacgagtttatattttgttaaaacaatctcacatttatatctactaaccatttatttcatatgtaaataaaatttataatcacatcattactttttaaaatttattattctcaccaataaaaaaattactatcactttaaatttgatgaatataaatgataaagtaggaattgatttggtgaatataaataagaacgaagggagtaacacttttttggtttttcataattaaaaaaacttcGCTTTCGACTACATATGAAAATGTTTAAAgcaatttaatatgaaattttttttggtgatttatGTTTGATAATCACTACTTTcaatatgtttgattttagCATAAAATTAATGCACTGAAAATGTGTAATTGCACACAAgtgaaacaaggcatgaaccattatgatattgacacacaagtgaaaattgtcatagcttgTACAATGTTACAAATTAATTACGAGAATATCAAAagagtgatgaaatatttataatctatgagcatgaaaatatagttgcaaatgatattgaccaacaaatggctcaaagtaacaatgttggttcgtcttcttgGTCATATGAtcaagaaatgcaagttcaattTGAGAGATTGTttgtactatgtgggaggattatattaaagactagtacactacaaattatgttcaattttttttattgaattaaagtttgatcaatTAGAGTTAGATAAAAACagttacttaagtggagaacaaataactttgtaataagtCATTATgcaatttattaatttttatttatttggtaagattgaataaataattggggctattttactagttttacaacttatgatatttttatgtttatgagaaaatacaCAATACAAAAATTTGATATCGCGTGTTCAAACAAACTTTAACTTCATcttataatttcatattatgattcaatattataattttatatcgcATGACCAAACGGACTCTAAGTCTAGGAAATCTCTACACAGGCTCTAAATCGAGGAAGCATATTTTCTACTATTTGCTATTGGTCCACTAGTGGACTAATAAATCTTGTATGTcctagaaaagaaaagattctCCAATAAAGCTTTAGTGTGGTGATACTGAAGAAAAGATAGCCGTTACAGACAGTGGGGTGAGATTTTCCTTTTCCTCCTATAGAAAGCAGCAAATAATTGCATGTGCCAGCAACATTTTTCAGTAAAAACATCATATAACCGTTGTCTaactcttaaaaaaattatgccaAAAGATACTCAACATATTTTTTGACCTTTACATGTcgttttattatataaaaaaaaatactttttcatGTATTACTCTTGACATTATTTGATCATTCCCAAGAAATAAGAGTGtacctcaattaattattatcataaaaatattcatattagtTGCTTCTTCAAAGGACGTACTAAATCTgaagtggacaaataaaaattagcTAGAGGAGAGTATAGTGTAAATTAATGAAATGCTAACGTACAAATTTTATGACAAGTGGATTTGTGGCCCATTGAAAATAGATAACAGCATTTATGTATTGAATCCCCTTCACTACACACAATTATTGCTTACTGCTCCTTTGTTTGATAAGAGTTgttcaatatattaaaaataattatctaataATACTTGATCAATttggaaaatcaagagataatttatttataatgtctattttatctttgttattaaatattactctctccgttccattttatgtgaggtactttgactcggtacgaaatttaagaaagaaatgaagactaTTAAAACTTGTAGTCTAAAATGAATGACAAGattttgtgtggctataaatcatcTAATAAGGttaaaacaaacattttaaagttaaattattacttaatataaaaatgtgtcattcttttttgaacttactaaaaagaaaaataagtcacataaattggaacaatgGGAGTACTATTTATCATCTTACCTATTtctcaaaacattaaatttaataaaataaaaaaataataaagtatagTAATATTAGCCCTGCTATTTATTACTTCTTAAGAGATGTGCCAAATCAAGTGGACAACTATATTATTagacaaaaaaattacttattaaaATGTAACATTGTTCTAATTAAATAGGTTAGGTTCTTTTCTTCTATACGGAAGAATACAAATCTAATGGaataataatttagaaaaataaatgacaatCTCCCGAGTTCCACAAGTAGACAATTTTGTGTAACTCTATTCTAACGTATATAGAAAAGAATGCAATTAATGTATGCATCTGCCACCGTAGCTTCCATTTGACCCGTTTTTAAAGTGTGACGCTTGGAAACTTGCAAGATCCGTAACCTGCAAAAATACAAGAAcccatattattattaaatataatgaCAGACagatattattaaattataatataccAATCTATAAACAACAATTCAACTACTAGGGAAGCAACGTTAGTGGCTCTATACTCGAGgtagatatttaaaaatttatcaaataagtaCTTACTTGGATCTTTTTTGGTAGGAATGGTAAGCCCACTGAAATAACAAGTTCCACCAGATGACTTAAACTGAGACCAATAAGAACTGAATGCATAATTGGCATGTGACACCAAAGAATTCGGGTTGTAACATTTCCCTCCGGGTCGGATCTCATCACAGGTCCGATTACCCTGCCCGCAAGCATACGACATTGCTCCACCCAACTCCGATGCATTTGCATTTCTACCAACAACACACCAAATTTTCCCCTTGTACGGTTCATTGTTCCTCGCTCTTGGCAACGCCTTATATTCAGATTCAGGCGTCTTACCAGACAAGTCTATCCCATATACATTTGTTCCGTTAGGATACAATAACCCGAAATGCCTCTCTGTACCCGGACCCGGTTTCTGGTTCTCATTATACAAAGCAAATAATAATGTCGGCACAACAACTCCGGGTTTAGCTGGGGTTCCAATAGGTGGCTTAGCTGTAAACTTCTTTATGACATTACGATTGTACGTTGCTGCATTGTAGATGTTCGCTCCAATTTGATCCATCCCGCCGGCATTAGGCCAACCCGTTTCTGCAATAAATAACCGAACATCCGGGTACCCGACTCTTTTCATAGCAAAATACACCGCATCAATCATTTGATCCAATAAATTCGTATAAACCAAACCCGAACCCGGATCCGAAACAGTAATGTTCTTGGAATCTAACAAGGCGTAATCAAGATTAATCACTGTAGGTTGAGCAGCCCAAGCAAAATAAGGATAAACatcaataaaaaagaaagatttagTTCGATTCAAAAAATGCAACAAGGGTTTCATAACTTTTTCTGAAATGTCCGATCTAAAAGTACCATTTGAAGGTGGAAAAGACGATTCAAGTATATCAATAGCTAATGGAGTACCGACTTTAATTTTTCCTAAACCAAATTTCTTGACGGAGAATCTAATTTTGCGGATAGCAGGTACAAGGTTGAACCAAGTGGTGTTGGGTGGGCTACTAAGGATTTCGTTTCCAACAAGGAGGTAACGGATCATTGTGCGTGGATAAAATGGTACAACATTGTTTTTTACCCATTGGTCAGCTAAGGTTTGATTAGTAGAGATATTGTTTATGAGTTCATTTGGTACCATGACTGAAACTTGAAGGTTGGTGCCTTTAAGAGCTTCAAGGATTTGTGGATTTGTATCATAGATCTTGACTCTTTTGGCTTTGAGACCTTTGATTAAGTCAACTGAATTTTTTGGAATTGGGAGATTGTTTCCAAGTTGTCCGTAGCATATTCCTACTTGAGATGAGATTTCTGCACCTGAAATTTACCACAAGTACAACAGATTCAGCTATGTAGAGAATATCGAGATCGAATAATTAACTTAAAGAAATAAGTGGTTAAATTCAACTTACTGGAAAAAGAAGCAAAAGCAAGAGAAAATAGCAGAAGCAAAGTAGATAAACAACCCATCTTGATCTATATGTAAAGAAGTGATGATGTCTTTGGGTACAAAATGTGTTTATATATAGGAGGTGTAAGTGAAGGACTCAAGTGGAGAAGAAAAAGGCAACGTCAGCTTACATTTTCTTTTAGAGTTGCTATAAATTACTGTCtccctttttatttgttcaattttaatttttatttatttattccttttcacttatcaaaaaaaataatatattttacttattatatttttaatttatttagagagttaatatttttttttaaagtgaaatttccttaataaataaattagttttataattctatcaattaatagaaataaaataataaactcaatatattaattatttttttttaaaataaatatgtatataacaAATCAACAAGTAAATAAAAACGACGAGAGTATGGTTCTTCGGAGGTGGGTGACCACAACATATTTACCTTTTGATAATAAAGAAAAGGTGAAAAGGGAGATTTTATTAAAGAGGGAGAATCAATTCCTTTGGAAGATGCTATGAGAGAAACACAAAGTAGGAGTTTAGTTGGattgtatttaaaaattttaatatatttgttgataataatactactatttaatatttcattTGGTAGGTTTTGAATCTAACAGGTTATATACATGTTCAATATTATAGGATAACTATAACAAATTATATAGACTTACTCTCAATAAATCAAATCAGATAGTGGATAAAATATAGTCTCAACATAATTAATTTGAGTATtgtaaataactttatttagtactttctttatttatattaattgaatttttgagattttttatattgttcaaaataattgagttattCAAAGTTCTAAATGAATGTTtgcaaatttttaatatttgtcCGTTTCTTTgttgaagttttatattttctaggagATGAATTACACTACttacaaagttatatttatcatttcaGAAAAGACAGTagtgaaaaatatgatttaaagtaTGCCCTTGaatgttttttcttaatatatgtgGATGCTTTCacaaattcacttaatatgaaataagggtgagtattatttttatatactctATCAAATGACCCCTAAAATTGGTACTTCTtttgtaaattaataaaattgaagttgaaaataaagttatgtttaattatattttttataaataaaataagattaaaataaatattttttaatgattaGACGTACTTCCTTTGTCCCTATTAACTTGTCAAATcttttctaatttgatttttcttttttcttatcatttttgacaaatcaacgaaggataattttcttttttctaataaatcCTTAATTTATTACTAATATTGAGTTggtgtatttgaaaaatatagtgagTAAATATATTTAGAACCCCATCAATTAAtaggattaaaataataaacttaagggtcgtttggtagcAAGATagagttatacatgtattagtagTGTCAAGTGTGGATATTAGTTATGCAGTATTAGTAATGTGTAATGTGAGTATTAGTTATACAAGAGTGTActatgcagggtttagttagTGGCGAAGCTGAAATTTTTAATAaggggggttcaaaatctgaagaactAAATACACGAACTAATCGAAgggggttcaacatctactatatacacataaaaaaataattttaaccatgtataaatagtaatatttttcaccgaggggggttcggatgaaccccctaaAAGAAGGTTGGCTCCACCCCTGAGTTTAGTTATGCAGAGTTTAGTAATGCATAAATTATTCCTTTGGTGttggttttttatattattagtaaaattaaatattttctaaattaaaacACTTTTTTACAATTATACCATTTTCTTCTTTAACTTTGTAATTTTCCTTCTTTAactttgtatttaaattaaaatatttctttaattatgTAGAAGAAGAAAGTAGCCAAGTGGGAGTGATAATGGTAATattgtcattttaattttttatccatGTATTAGCTATACACgtattaattatttcatcttttactCTGCATAAATAAGACACAAATTtcctcataacttatacatgtattagttatgcgaatttcaaaattgtcaaccaaacgtcatattaattttatgcatgaataatatttttttcttattcacctacca
It encodes the following:
- the LOC125870564 gene encoding probable glucan endo-1,3-beta-glucosidase A6; its protein translation is MGCLSTLLLLFSLAFASFSSAEISSQVGICYGQLGNNLPIPKNSVDLIKGLKAKRVKIYDTNPQILEALKGTNLQVSVMVPNELINNISTNQTLADQWVKNNVVPFYPRTMIRYLLVGNEILSSPPNTTWFNLVPAIRKIRFSVKKFGLGKIKVGTPLAIDILESSFPPSNGTFRSDISEKVMKPLLHFLNRTKSFFFIDVYPYFAWAAQPTVINLDYALLDSKNITVSDPGSGLVYTNLLDQMIDAVYFAMKRVGYPDVRLFIAETGWPNAGGMDQIGANIYNAATYNRNVIKKFTAKPPIGTPAKPGVVVPTLLFALYNENQKPGPGTERHFGLLYPNGTNVYGIDLSGKTPESEYKALPRARNNEPYKGKIWCVVGRNANASELGGAMSYACGQGNRTCDEIRPGGKCYNPNSLVSHANYAFSSYWSQFKSSGGTCYFSGLTIPTKKDPSYGSCKFPSVTL